Genomic window (Lycium barbarum isolate Lr01 chromosome 2, ASM1917538v2, whole genome shotgun sequence):
GATCGTCAAAAAAGTGTATAAGTGGTTAACCACCGGAGCAGTAGAGATGTTCAATAAGTATAATTATAAGTTGAGATATCTCAGTGGAATCTGTGGACAACATTAGGGACAGCAAATGACTTAAGCCTTGTTTAAGTGTAGCATTAGTTTTGGTTACATATGGCTGAGTGTTTCACGAATAGTTCATGCTCCCTAGACTTTCACAAGTGCTACTTGATAGTTTATTAAGGAATGTCTTTTTCAGTAACTCTCTAATTCTAATTTTCATGATTTGTAAGATCATAAGATATAAAACATGTtggtacatacatatacatctttaGTTTTAGGTCACAATGTTCTAAACTCTTCCTTAAATTTGTTCCTAATCAAGCTTAGTTACGAGGGAAGGaataatatataaaaaattataggTCTCCTTTATCATTGATTGAAACAATTAAAGGcttttatttattttgaaaaatcatgTAAAATGTGATTATACCTCTCTATAGTGAGTCAATATAAGGAAATAACCTCCAAAACATCATGTCAAAAATGGACTCATCCTTTTCTTCAAAATGCTTTAAGAAAGTTGATCTCCAAAAAGCATACGACTCTGTTGAGTGAATGTATTTACATCAAGTTATGCTAGAATTGGTCTTTCCTAATAGGTTGATCACTTGAATCATGTCATGTGTGCAAACTGTTAACTATAGTATTCTTATTAATGAAGAACCAAGTGAGTCTTTCCCAGCAGCCAAGGGGCTTAGGCAAGGGGATCCCATATCCCCTTCCCTATTTACATTGGCAATGGAATAATTGAGTAGATAGTTGCAAGGCCTTAGATGAGTAAAGGGATTCCATTATCACCCCAGATGTGCAAACCTAGGCCTTACCCACTTATGTTTTGCTGATGTGTAAGGGGTGACATCTCTTCAGTTTGCACAATGCTTTCTAGAGTTTTACTAGGTCTTCTGGTCTACAAGCTAACTTAGGAAAAAGCTTAATTTATTTTTGGAGGGTTTCCCAAAGTCACCAGATAAGTATTATTCAGTTTCTTGGCTATTCTTATGGAGAGCTTCCTTTAAGATATTTAGGTGTTCCACTCTCCACAAAGAAGATGTCCCTTATTCAATGGAAGTCACTTTATAGATAAGATTGTAGCCAAAATATCATCTTGCACAACACAAAAGTTGTCTTATGCAGGCATGTTACAATTGATTCAATCTGTGTTGTTTGGTATTAAATTTTATTGGGCTCAACTGTTCATTATTCCTATAAAAGtgatcaagatttttgaaacttatTGTAGAAGCTATCTTTGGGCTGGGACTAACCCTATTTCTAAGAAGGCTTTAGTGGCATGGGACAAGGTGTGCTCCCCTAAAAGTGTTGGTAGCTTCAATATTGTCAACGTGCCACTGTGGAACAAGGCAGCAGTAGCCAAACTTTGTTGGGATGTAGCTATAAAGAAGGACACAATGTGGATTAGATGGATAAATGCATACTATGTCAAAGCTGCTGATCAGTTTCATCATGTTAATACTCCTAAACTAGCTATTTGGTTGGTATGACCGATTTTTGAAGCCAGACCTTGTTAACTCAGATTCAGCATCTTATAATTAACAAGAAGAGCATAATTAGACAAATTTATTATCAGTTGTTGGGAGACAGAGAAGGTGGAATGGAAGGACCTGGCGTTTCACAATCTTGCTAGCCAAAAACAATATTCACTATGTGGATTCACTTGCAGGGGAAGCTGTCCACTGCAGATCGACTAGCAAAATGGGAAAtggatatagaaaaaaaaaaaaaaaaggcatcctATGTCTACAACAAGATGAGACAAATGAGCATTTATTTGGCTGTTGTATGGTTACAAGATGCATATGGGATAGGGTACTAAGATGCATGAACAAAACTAGCCACAATCTTTCGTTTGGGAATAATATAAACAGTGGATCATTGGAAGTGTCAAAGGGAGATCACAAGAAGCTCGATTGTTCAAACTATTATATACAGAGTTTATCTATAATGTTTGGATGGAAAGAAACCAGCGAGTATTTGAGGCCAAAAGTAAAGCAGGAGAACAAATTCCATAGAAAATTGTCTATCCATGTTGTGTTCGAGCTCCTCCGAGACTTACGAATATAGTAAACAACCTTGTATTTTAAAGCTTATGTTTCATTTTTTAGGCTTTTGTCCTGTTAGATTTTAATTGATTTAGTAGGCTGTGTTATAGCCTTGCTAGCAGTTTTGTAATGAGTACTTGGTGATTAATGGAAAAAAttagttacaaaaaaaaaacaagaaaaagaaaaaaaaaaagatgtttaTATACAAATATGGGCCTAAACCgagtaacaaactcaaaatatgggctacgtggtgtaaatattttctcccaATAGACATAGAGCATAATTCTCCTTAATTGAAGGGCTAAAAAGTGGTTATTTGTGATTAGTGGTTAAAGTTCTAATCACTTTTTGGGTCACTATAtacgggcaatttgcacgattgtcctttgttgggggtagtctttaatttttgtcccgcAAATTgcgggtctttaatttttttccgttcgcctaaaataccccgaggttttgGGATCGAACCCCGacttagtcataaaaataaaataaaaaatcgcaaggcaaggctttgcaaaaagtctgcAACAGACTTTgtgttaagacataactaaaagtctgtcggagaaggcagactttgccttataaagtaaacttttagttataaGGCAGACTTTGCCTCAAGGCATAAGTAAAAGTCTTCCGGAGACgacagactttgccttataagacagatttttagttatgccttaaggcaaagtctgcagCATAAGATACactttttgcaaagccttgccttccgatttgttttttttttttgactaagcggggattcgaacccagaaccttaaaGTATTTTCGatcacctttttaagcgaagggcaaaaattaaagaccagcaatttgagggacaaaaattaaagaccaccccaaaagaaggacaatccgcccAAAAAAATGACCATATACACCCAAAATATTGGGCTTAATGTTCTTGAGACCCATTCAAAGCCCGTTAGGGTTTTGAATATAAGGAAATTTGCACACTTAAACTCTCCTTTATTTCACCTTCTCCATTTCTGTGACCGGAAAACATGGTGCATGTCAACTTTTACCGCAACTGTAAGTTTTCTATTTTCTACAATTTGACCCAATAATTTTATCTCCTGTACAATTTTCCCTTTTCTAAGAATTTGTTTGATTAATTACGTAAATGGCTCTTTGAGCTTAAAAATAgacatttaattttttttcttgacaactttatgtatatatgttgagCTGAATAGCAGATACAATTCATACCCACACCGGGTGTTTACACCAAACCAATGTAATTTAATGAAGTGAATATATGCGTTAGTTTTTGTACTAGTAGTCGCAGTTTTGCTCTATAATTTCTTATCCTTTGATTTATTATCTACTATctattgtttcttgtacttcgattatcttatttatatgtGGTAGCTACTTCTCCTCTCTTTTTTCCAAGACTGTTTTATGATGGTTTTTTTGCTTTCgttatttcattttcatactgctttgaattgcttgttgTTCTGACATTTTTTTTACAATGCTTTCTCGCctaggggtaaggtctgcttacactttaccctccccagaccccactttgtgtgATTTCATTGGGTATTCAGTTGTATATATTCAACAACATGTCATACATGCATTTGTTTGGTGTAAACACCTGGTGTGGGTAAGTTTTTACCAAATTTCACACTGTTCCATGGAATAACTGAGTGAATAGCGTAGCCCCGTGCAAGTTTTTCGGTCTGTTTCTTTTATCCTGTTGCATATTTCTGCAACTCAAGAAAAGAAACGTTTCATTCTTGGTTAGGAGAACCATTTTGACTGTAACATGAGGTGGCTGGTTTGGCTAGGTAACATAATGGAAATGTACCTGACTGCAAATCTAGAATGGCGATTCGACCCGTCATCGATCTTGAGGAGTGGTGAACAAAGTAGTTGGAATAATGTAGAGTCTCTTTGATTTGTGCTGATAAATCGACTCGTTAGAATTAAGAAGATTGAATGCTTGGTCATTGTCCAATTCATCTAAGTTCTATTGGTGATCAAATGCATCGCATTGTATACATATTTGAAAGCTGTGATGGTATTCTTGGTTTGTCGAGATATATAATTGAAAAGGTTGAATCTTTATTGTGATTCTATTACTCGGTGACATTGTATTGGACCAAAATCTCTTAATGATTAGCTGATATCCATCATCACTTTTGATAATCTATTATTAGCCTTCTCAGATAAATTTAATAGGAACGGTAGTTGGGATTAAGGCTCAATCCTGTTGGTTCGCTTACTGTACAGCAATCATTTAGGAGTTTTTTTTTGGTTCGTTTAGAGATTTGTATGTCAATGTTGTTACAACTATGAGATCTGAAGATCCTCTAGTGGTGGAGAACCCGTAATTAGCCTTAAAAACAAAATTTTGAGTGTTGGAATAGAACAGTTCAAAAGAGAGCGAATGGATAAGCAGTTGAACCCAAATAGTTTAGGATTGAGATGTTATCCCAGCAGCATGTGTTATACTAGTCTCTGGAGATATGAATCATCGTCTCTATCTTCTATTTTGCTAATATATCGAGATCTAGCTTTGTATATACAAAATATGGTGCTGTTAGCCTTTGTTCATATTCTTAACCTGTGATGTGTAACACAGATGGGAAGACCTTTAAGAAGCCCCGACGCCCATATGAGAAGGAGCGATTGGATGCAGAGTTAAAGCTTGTTGGAGAATATGGATTGAGGTGCAAGAGGGAGCTTTGGAGAGTTCAGTATGCTTTGAGCCGTATCAGAAATGCTGCAAGAATGCTTCTGACCTTGGATGAGAAGGACCCACGTCGTATTTTCGAAGGGGAAGCATTGTTGAGGAGGATGAACAGATATGGGTTATTGGATGAGAGCCAGAACAAGCTCGATTATGTCTTGGCCCTCACTGTGGAGAACTTTCTTGAGCGTCGTCTCCAAACCCTTGTCTTCAAGACTGGCATGGCTAAGTCAATCCACCATGCTAGAGTGCTCATTAGACAAAGGCATATCAGGTAATAACATATTACATTTTTAGTGATACAGTTCAtataatagacccttgtggtccggcccttccccggaccctgcgcatagcgggagcttggtgcaccgggctgccctttttctttttgtaaatGTATGGTAGTGGGAATTCTGAAGTGAAAAGAAGAATTTGCTACAATGAAAAAACACTATGTGGCATTTTTAATGTTCTTAGGCAAACAATATACATTTTTTAATCTAGGTTTGAGTCATTGACATCACTTTCTTTTTAGTAAAGAGCTTTAACATAAAGCGATATACCTAATTAAAAAAAGAGCTTTAACAAAAAGCCGTAGTTGAGGGCTAGGAAAATTTAGTCAAATAATCAAATCATCATGAATCCTTGTGTTATTGATGATTGTTGTGCTTTTGAGGAAAAGAGAGTCATATTTCGGTTCTCCATCATTCTGAAAGGCCTTCGCAAGTTCTTTGCTTTCGTTTCAAGTCCTTGGCGTAACACACCAATTCATTCCAAGATGTGCTTCTATACCAAAAAGTTTCAGAACATCTCTGAAGGACCACTAAATGCCTCAACCATGAAAAAGAAATTCATAGTTTGATGCTGCTGAACAGGACCAGTATGCATTTTGTGAAGATTGTTTGTTGGTCTGGTTAGCTGAGGTTAAATTTGTTATCATTTTGAAAGTTTTATCCAATTCAATAATCTGGGATTTCCATCTTTTGCAAATTGTTGTGGAAACAAAGCCATATAGTTATAGTGAAGTTGTGAGAACTTGCATCACTGAAATACATTTCAGTATGTAAAACCGTTTTACTTAACTTCCTCTTTCAACTTTTTTCTTCAAGGAAATGAAGAAAAGAATCGTGTCCCAATTATTGCTATTGTTTGTATAGTGGTAATAGACTGAAATTCATGAAGTTTGAATGGGTTATAAAGAAAATTAATTTCATGAAAAGCTTGAATGGCACTATTTTTCAGCAGTATGGGGCAGACTCCAAATCAGCATCAACACCCTGTGAGGGGCTGGTGTTCCTTTAGACATCTTGCACTCTGTGAATTTTACAAAGTAGTAATTTATGAATTATTTGTTCTTTATTTAGTACTTCTGTTAACATAAACACTTCCGCTTGGCCTGCCCATTTTGGGCTTTCTTGGATCTCACACTTTGGGCTATTTATCACTTTATCAGCATGTGGAATATGTTTCCATGATCTAATCTTCTTGTTGTCATGCAGAGTTGGTAGACAGGTGGTGAACGTCCCTTCTTTTATGGTGAGAGTGGACTCCCAGAAGCACATTGACTTCTCTCTCACCAGTCCTTTCGGTGGTGGTCGTCCTGGAAGAGTGAAGCGAAGGAACCAGAAGGCTGCTGCAAAGAAGGCATCTGGTGGTGATGGAGACGAGGAAGATGAAGAATGAGCTGTTATGTCTAATTACGTTTGGGTGTTATACTTTTGCCTATGTTGTACCCTCTTCTTTTATGTTTTCTACAATTTTTGTGTACCTTTAAAGTCATATGTTAGAAATGTTTTCAACAAAGGGTTGGGAGGATTTGGAGTTTGGATTTCACACTTTTTAATTTCTCCTTAGGCATTGGTCTAAATTTATTATTAAATCCGCTGACTTGGTATTAAGATATGTTTTTGTCTTGGAGGGAATATTAGATTCTTATCTTCTCCCTTCATTAGATAATGGATTGTTCTTTGCTTGAATCAGTTTCCACACACATTACAGTTCGCAGTAGTTTATTACTGACTAGCTATAGCAGTTGTATATTT
Coding sequences:
- the LOC132626109 gene encoding small ribosomal subunit protein uS4y, which translates into the protein MVHVNFYRNYGKTFKKPRRPYEKERLDAELKLVGEYGLRCKRELWRVQYALSRIRNAARMLLTLDEKDPRRIFEGEALLRRMNRYGLLDESQNKLDYVLALTVENFLERRLQTLVFKTGMAKSIHHARVLIRQRHIRVGRQVVNVPSFMVRVDSQKHIDFSLTSPFGGGRPGRVKRRNQKAAAKKASGGDGDEEDEE